The Daphnia carinata strain CSIRO-1 chromosome 1, CSIRO_AGI_Dcar_HiC_V3, whole genome shotgun sequence sequence ttcgattcagtgATTGGTTTTCTCATTAGAGCAGCCGTTGCAAAAATAGTTAGAAAACAAGatatatttctgctgcatcacgctagcgctgtagcgtactggcgcgctagcatggCGATACATATTcgatgtatttcaaaaacaattgacttaatgaaaaaaatagcaattttcccacaattagcattcaattttgcgTATATCCTGTAGTATTCAATCAACTCTGATGagtttcagtttttgcagaaaaaaaattttaagtccgactaaataataagcccgactaaataataagcccaatttttttttattttttcgttttttacgtttattttagaaatcatGAGGccaattggaaaataaatttgattttcgtaaCCAGCACTCAATTCTCAATCGAAATCGTGTATTTTAAGTGAAATTtagattttggccaaaaatgaaaaagtgagaaggctatagccttcctacttttgtcaaaatcggacAAAAAAGACATGTCTTGAAATTCGACGAAAATCGCACAGtgtaatgaaaattgaatgctgattactattcagctattggttttttcattaaaccaaccatttaaaaaataaaataaaataaagagatgTTAGCAACCCAACAAACCCACCAAAAACTCGAGCTTATTTTGTCGGacttattttttgaaaataatccATGAAAAACGATAAAGTTCCtcatttcaatattttcaagaTAAAGGTCTTTCATATTTGCGACTTTACGACAGATCATTCTTCAAACCCATACTATCATCGTTGCAACGGAAGCGAATGATCTTGATACCGGTTCCGCTGCTTATTTTGTTTGAAGGTGTCGTAGACTTcaaataattaataactttagGCCTATTGTAGATTTATTTTGAACACAAACACTTTTTCTTACCAAGTAGAAAGTACGTATTACGAAGAGATTTCAAGGCCGAAATAGGAAATAATGGTATCTAATAATATATACGTAGAGCAATACGTTTTCGGGAGgggtttttttcaattaaaagcGAGGTCGGCATGAATTTGTAGCTCTGTCGAATTGATAAGATGGTCCACAGCTGGCAGGACCTCTGTCGCTTCCACACTGCCCATTAGCTTGCAGGAAATCGTTCGGTCGGCAACCGAATCCAGGCCTAGACGGCCGATGGACATCACGTGTTGGTCTGCTCGGGCTGTAAACAAGAATTCAAAATCagatatttttgtttcgaacAGAATGAAGGGCAAGAAGCTTACACCAAAGGATTTGTGCACTTGAAATTGTTTCCGTTACGATTGCCCAGTTGACAGGGATTCAGCATAGATGTCGGGAATACACTGCTTTGTTGAACTATTCCAAAACTAGCTTGTCTCCGGTTCCTCGATAGCTGTTGACTTCGAAAAAATGTAACACTCTTTTTTACGGGTTCTTCAGATGTGTGATTGTAGAGCTCGTCTAAAAGAGCATTTTCCtttgatgaagaaaaataCGGTGTCGTTGGATCCTCTATGTTGAGACACTGTCCTTCAGCCTGAAAGATATTGTAACCGAAGAGTTCAGAATACGAGCAAGGACCACGAGTTCCTAAAGCATAGCAGaagccatcatcatcatcatcatagcCTATGGTCCTCGATTCTTTAGCAGGCACGAGTTGCAGGAGAAAATCTTGATAGTATCTGTCAAGAGATGGACAAGTGTTGGAACCGCATTCCAATTTTCCCGACGAACTGACTGTCACCACTTTATCGTATGGACACGGTCCTGTAGAGAAATCGGTGCGAGAAATTAAAATCGAAATCCAACAAATGATTTCGTCATGTTTTTGTACCTTGAGTAAACAAAGGAACGCAATCATCTTTATCCGAAGGGAAAGGATATTGTCCAATCGGACAATCGCA is a genomic window containing:
- the LOC130691317 gene encoding uncharacterized protein LOC130691317, with the translated sequence MFAAVIFMAAFSLALASNSTYPSSPGTSYNSYPTYDAASIPQNKKPSNASFPDDGCGDYAVRFKDDGYCYPVLKKGPCKSLLYWVTVDPYTYEGKCTPRLCGRERVFVGRDGLCHDIYDTYECQGGRRLYYSAYGDPICDCPIGQYPFPSDKDDCVPLFTQGPCPYDKVVTVSSSGKLECGSNTCPSLDRYYQDFLLQLVPAKESRTIGYDDDDDGFCYALGTRGPCSYSELFGYNIFQAEGQCLNIEDPTTPYFSSSKENALLDELYNHTSEEPVKKSVTFFRSQQLSRNRRQASFGIVQQSSVFPTSMLNPCQLGNRNGNNFKCTNPLVPSRPTRDVHRPSRPGFGCRPNDFLQANGQCGSDRGPASCGPSYQFDRATNSCRPRF